The sequence gttaattatttttttttaatttatttatttacatttataccccgcccttctccgaagactcagggcggcttacactatgttaagcaatagtcttcatcctatttgtatattatatacaaagtcaacttattgcccccaacaatctgggtcctcattttacctaccttataaaggatggaaggctgagtcaaccttgggcctggtgggacttgaacctgcaataattgcaggcagctgttgttaataacaggctgtttagcagcctgcgccactcaaggaccctttaaataaatttaaatttaaataaaaattcccaatgcaaacgatcaaaagctttctctgcccaaaaatataaacgctgccggaatctgatttttcttttcaaaatattccaataaattcactatctgcctaacgttattcctcatttgtctcccttttataaaaccagactggtcggtatgaatcctttgttgtacaatttccattagcctatttgccattattttcgcaaaaatcttataatcattattcaagagtgaaattggtctataattcccaggcttagtacaattctgatcctcttttggtatcaatgaaataaaagtagtcttccatgatggtggcactcctcctcccatcagtatctgattaaataactccataagtggaccaactatctcactgaacagtggggacagagaattaactggtacagaaaatttctgtccccagcaatcgaaaactaaaagggttatcagtgcatgtaacatagatgtttgtatgggtaagactatcagccctgctatcaagcaaaaccaagcatttaacagtgagtgccataccatgtgcactaaaccaacaggtgacaagaaagtaggggcagtcaacacaggttatgtagacagtaaacacaaggtcaatccaaatggactcaaatgtctatacaccaatgcacagagtatgaggaataaatagggtgaattagaaattcaagtaaatgagggcagatatgatattgttgccattacggaaacttggtgggatgaaactgacaaatggaacatacagctagagggatataaattatttaaaagaaatagaccaaataaaagaggaggtggagttgcactatatataagaaataactacatctctacagaaatagagcacaacaatgatgaaaatcatcttgaatgtatttcggtcaatatatttatttatttttatttattattcaaacttatataccgccctatctcccaaaggactcagatataaaaggggtgaaaaaaaatattgccataggtctatactataggccacccaaccaaacagaggaagtagatgaactttttgctagtcagctaactaaggtatgtaggaggcacatcacagtagtaatgggggattttaactaccctgacatcaactgggaaacaaactctgcaccaagtggaaaatccaacaggttcctaacaaacctagcagacaactttgtttcccaaaaaatagagaaggcaacaaggggatcagccatactggacttaattctcactaacagagatgaaatgatagaagatgttgaagctacaggaaccttgggggcaagggACCACgctatattggaattcgacattaagcaaacacaagtagtagaacaaagtcaaactagagtcttggactttaagagagctaatttcaataaacttagagagagcttgagaaggattcaatggatgagaatcctcaggggaaaaacgactcaagaagcttgggaaattttgaaaagtgagattataaaagcgcagtctaacacaataccaatgaagaagaaaaataatagatctcaaaagaaaccagcatggatgcataaagaactatctgacaaattgaaagacaaaaaacaaaaaagcactacaaaaaacagattagaaacacaagttaaaatagggaagaaaatggtaagtgaacacctgtctaccctagacgagttcaaatcaccaggaccggatggattacaccccaaggttctgaacgaactggcagacgtgatctcagaaccactgaactatatctttcaaagatcctggagcacaggggagctgccagaggactggaaaagagctgatgtagttcccatcttcaaaaaaggaaaaaaaacagatccaggaaactacagacctatcagcctgacctcaataccgggaaagattctggaaaagataatcaagcaacgaatcaccgaacacctagaagcaaacaaagtaataaccaaaagccaacatgggtttgtcaaaaacagatcatgccagactaatcttattgcattctttgacaaaatgacaaaattagtagaccagaggaatgctgtcgatataatttacttggacttcagtaaagcatttgataaagtagaccataacctactactagataaagtagaaaaatgtgggttagacagcaccaccaccagatggatttgtaactggctgaccaaccgcactcaacgtgtagtcctcaacggaactacatccacatggagggaagtatgcagtggagtaccccaaggctctgttttaggcccagtacccttcaacatcttcatcaatgacttggatgaggggatagatggggaactcatcaaatttgcagatgacaccaagctggcaggaatagccaacactccagaagataagctcaagttacagaaagatcttgacagacttgaacattgggcgctatctaacaaaatgaaattcaacagtgaaaaaagtaaggttctacatttaggcaaaaaaaccgaaatgcaccggtaccgtatatgtggcaccttgctcaatagtagtacctgtgagagggatcttggagtcctagtggataaccatttagatatgagccagcagtgtgcagcagctgctaaaaaagccaacacagttctgggctgcataaacagagggatagaatcaagatcacgtgaagtgttagtgccactttataatgccttggtaaggccacacttggaatattgcatccagttttggtcgccacgatgtaaaaaagatcttgagactctagaaagagtgcagagaagagcaacaaagatgattaggggactggaggtaaaacatatgaagaacggttgcaggaactgggtatgtctagtttaataaaaagaaggactaggggagacatgatagcagtgttccaatatctcaggggttgccacaaagaagagggagtcgggctgttctccaaagcacttgagggtagaacaagaagcaatgggtggaaactgatcaaagaaagaagcaacttagaactaaggagaaatttcctgacagttagaacaattaataagtggaacaacttgcctgcagaagttgtgaatttttaagaaaatgttggataaccatctgactgagatggtgtagggtttcctgcctgggcagggggttggactagaaggcctccaaggtcccttccaactctgttgttgttatattatcctgtaactttttataatatatcgcTGTaaatccatctgtgcccggggatttccctatttttaattgctttattaccaaaataagaagttataggccgattcaactcttgcCCCTGTATCTTTATTATTGACACCTTATTAATATTAGGGCAACGGAGTCCCGTTTGCTGCATCGCAGGCGCAGTAAAAGAAATCCTGCTTCAAACGCCATAAACCAAGTTAAGGTGGCCTATCAAATAACAAGcttttaataataaagaataacctTAACATGCCATTTAAAAGGTTTTTCTTTGGGTGGCTGCTAGAACCTGCTTTAGCCACAGGATGGCACTCTTTTCTGTTCCTTACCGTGCGCATTGAGACCATCATAGATCTTTTTGACTCGGTTTGGGTCTTGAAGGATCCTTCTTCTGTGCCTGTGTTGTAACCGCTGAGACTCCTGTTGCCctattaatgttaataataaGGGATTTAATAATACAAGATACAAAAtaacaaccctaaccctaacccctaaccccAAACCCCAaacccctaacccctaaccccAAACCCCAAACCCCAACCCGGCCTACTAATATTAATAAAGGTttgaataataatgaataataaccTTAATGTGAACAAAGTTtatttctcctggtggctgctatACCTGCGTGGGCCACACGATGGCACTGTTTTTTTGCCCTTAGCTTTGAGGCCATCGTAGAACTTTTTAAATTCGGTTTACAGTTTTTGAACCGGGATTCTTTCTTCTGTCCCTGTTGTGCGGCTCCTGGGCCTCCCGTTGGGGTATTAAAATTAATAAGGCTTCTAATAATAAAGATACAGAATGCCATTAAAAaagggtttgttttttctttttgtgcctGCTATATCTACTTGGACCACAGGAGGGCTCTGATTCCTTTCCCTTAGCGTTGATGAGAAAGTAACTGCACAAGGAAGTTGGGCGGAAAACGAAGAAGGATGGACGGGAAGTCGACAGTgataaaaaagtcatttttttccaaatggtGGAACGTCGGGCTAGGGGACGCAGCGTTGGACGGATAGGAAGTGTGCCGTGCCGAGAAGGTCGCTTAGAAAAGAAGTTGGGGGAATGACAGGAATTCAGCCATGATGAGAAGGTCGTTTTTCAAAGGAATTGGGGGACGGACAGGAACTCGGTCGTACTAGAAAGCTCGCTGCAAAAGGAAATTTAGGTGATAGGCCAGGAGAAGGGCACAAAGGAAGTCGCCCATACTGGGAAGGTCGCTCAAAACAGCACTGGCACGGTAATCGGCAGCCATGCGGAGAAGGGCGACGGAAGCGGATCCTGCCGCTCTGCACTgcggggctttttgtggctgccgTACCGGCTCGGATCAATCACCCGATGACAGCATTTTATGTCCTTTACCGATAGCGCTGAAGCCATCGTGAGCCTTTTAAAATCGGTTTAACTCTTTCGAAGCAGGATTCTTTCTGTGCCGGTGTGGCGGCCCCTGGCCATCCTGTTGCCGTATTAATGTTAATCGTGAGGCGTTTAATAATAAAGATACAGAATAATAAAACGTAAAATCCGTCGAAAGGATTTTTTGTGTGTCTGCTATTCCTTCTTTGACCACGGGAGGGCACGGTTTTCTGTCCCTTAGCAATACCATTGAGTCCATCAGAATGTTAATGCTATGGGTAGAAAACTGCCATCCCGTGGTCAAAGCAGGTATTGCAGGCACAAAAAAGAAACCCTCCTTTTTGATGGGACGTTGCTATTATCCTGTATCTTTATTATTTACACCTTATTAATATTAGGGCGACGGGAGTCCCGTTTGCTGCACCACGGGCGCGGTAAAAGAAATCCTGCTTCAAACGCCATAAACTAAGTTAAGGTGGCCTATTAATAATAAGcttttaataataaagaataacctTAAAATGCCATTTAAAAGGTTTTTCTTTTGGCGCCGTCCTGCTTTAACCGCAGGACGGCACTCTTTTCTGTCCCTTGCCATTAGCACTGAGCCCATCATAGATCTTTTTAACTCCGTTTAGGTCTTGGATTCCTTCTTCTGTGCCTGTGTTGTAGCCCCTGAGATTCCTGTTGCTctattaatgttaataataaGGGATTTAATAATACAAGATACAAAAtaacaaccctaaccctaacccctaccCCAACCtgtaaccccaaccctaaccatcCCAACCCCTAAGCCTAACCCCTAAGCCTAACCTTAACCCCTTAGCCTATATATTACCACCAAATGGGATTTTTCCTTGTATTTTACCTGGGAAGGTAGAAAAGCCTGTCTGAAAAAGTCTGCACCCttttggggactgcagccaagaaattaaaagatgcttgctcctggggaagaaagctatggcaaatctagacagcgtactaaaaagcagagacatcaccctgaaaacaaaagtgtGTACAGTCAAggcatggttttcccagttgcactgtatggctgtgaaagttggaccataagaagggctgagcgccaaagaattgaggcctttgaattctggtgctggaggagactcctgcgagtcccttggactgcaaggcgatccgacCGGTCAACCCTACAGCAACCAATGGGATACCtgtccttgcacaggaacaggaagctctagggcatggcccaagagagggtacaaaataaatgtctctctctctccactccatgtggttgaCTACCCAGAATCATACGTGGTTTGacattctgcttcaccattaaaccatctttccagtcAGCCTCTGTGTTTCCAGTGACTTTCTCCCCCCGCTtggacccagatggacattttttcCTACACCAGAGATACTTTTACATCTTTTGCTTATGTGTAAGTATGCAGACGTTCTTTTCCCTTTTCTGAAATCTATAATTATCAGTGCGTATCTTTTACGTGAGTTCAAATTAAAAAGGGAAAGCGAAACAAATAAGTACCGGCTCCTTAAAATGTGCAACTGAAAAAGGGACCTCCCGATTACTGGGAACCGAGTGTTATCTCAAAACCCAGACCCCATGAGTGGGCGTGGAGTTATTCCCCAAATTTGAGAGAGAAAACATGCACCTTTACCTTTGCAAAGGGGCTTCTTGgtttcttgaaaataaaaatcaagaaattCAGGCAAAGCTCACAGTGTTCAGGTCGAGTTGTTATAGTGTAAAGAAACAAACCATACGTATGTTGTGTACGTGTGATGCATCGATAAGTAAGTgatcaaacaatacaatatacagattgccTGTGAGGTTTAATCAACAAAGTATTCTTTTTGGAATAACATTCCATGAGTGATAAATTTCTTGATTATGCTACTCTCTCCCAGTTAGGTTTGCATTTATCTTGAAAGGTGTAAGGACTTTTGGTATCTGTTTTCTTTTGCGTAGTTGCTGAAAAGACAAATTCTTGTTTACCGACTGTTTAAAAACCCGATGAGCTGAATTTCTacaattaaaaatcaaaatcgGCAAGAGGTGTTAACTTTACTACGATCGCAATTTTTAAGCAGATAAACCTCAACTCTTACATTTCATGCCCACGCTTTAGTAAGCATCACCAACTGCCTTCTGGGCAAAACTAAAGATCCCAGTGATGTCCTTCGGAACCGTCAATGGCTTCGTGACTATTGGTCAATTTTTACCCCCGCCCCCTTGTCCAGCTGTGAACTTGCACAGTGAGACTAGCCCTTTGGGAAATTCCGCCATTGCTGGGAGCCGGGTTTTCTGATAAGGAGATTGCGGGCGGTGGTTTTCTCTCTTGCTTTGTCCCAAAGGGAGAAAGGCAATCTTCAGaaaaagggttagggttagggttacttCCCAGGTGCTAAAACTTTGCTTCTGCCTAGCTTTTCGTTTGTAATTTATTCCGACGTTTAAGATTGATATGAATTGCAGTGATCCCTTAGCTTAGAATTTTCTATCCTTTTTATACCAATGTAAACTGCCTCGATGATGGAACAAATGGAAATTAATGTGATTTTGATTGGCATTAACTGAATTATAACATTTAATGTTTAGTGAGATTTAAATTTAATACTAACCTTTACGATAATTTTTTCAGTTACTTATAATCATTTAAGAAGTAACGAGCCTTCAATAGAAACAGCCCCCTTTGTTCAAGCAAGATCAGCTACCTTTTCTCTGAATTAAAATCAATTGTCCATCTTCAACAGCCGTTAGAATTAAGTGCATGTTGGTAATTTTAGCTGCTGACCATCATTTCCGCTTTCAACCCCTTTCTCTTCCCGTGAACATCCTGGATGCTTTTTAAGACTTTCCCACCTGCCAACTCCATATttgccactcctcccctcccctccccctccccctccccctccccatcccgctcctcctcttcctgatccaatctaaattattttttattcccgGCTCCTTACCAGCAAAGCCTAGAATAGAGGTAGTATAAAGAGATTACTGGGGTATCTACATAGATAATGTGAGAACCTAAACATGCAAATGTTTCAAATATGATCTGTGGTGTTAACCTCATTTGTTATGCCAGCATGTAACATAAATAAACTGCATGCATTTGTAATATTCATCTGCCCAGTGTGGGATAATGCTACTTTCCACATGATAAAAATATGCCCAAGAATATTGATTCAGAAATATTGATTTCCAACTATACGGCAACAAAATTacattttctatttaattttcaTTAGGGACTAATCCTTGTTATTACAGATAATCAGGGAtgcccatattttaaaaaaatagtataatAAATGCAGAGACAATTTTAGAGCTGTGGCATGTTAGGGTACACAAATAAAGGAGATAGTTTGTAAAAATATGTAATGAAATAAATCCTTCCGATCACTGGATTTCTATTCCCGTTGTTCTCTGGGGCACCTAGAAGTTTGAGTGCATTAATATTTCAGAGCGACAAGTTCTCCAACCAAGTGTGATTCTTTATCGGTAATATTGCTGTCCTGCATATGAAAAAGAGCttagaaaaacaaaaagcaagaagGCGTTTGGTAGCATATCAAAATTATAACCAGGTGCAGGTGAAAAATAGTCTGGAAGTTATGCATTATTaatttgaaaaagcaaaaaagataCAGTTCCTTGGTTTGATAAAATGAACTTCTAAGAGAACTCAGATGTACTGAAACCAACAAATCTTTTCAAGTTATTTGATAAATGAACAAGGGAATATTTGATTTAGTTTTCACGAAACAATGCCCAGCGAAATTGGGTTCTCCGATGTGGTAATATTAGATCTAAAGACAAATCTTTCTGCTCTTTCTCAGAATTTACAAATTGATAACCAAGTATATTTAAAGCACCTCTACAAACTTCTTGCACTTTTTGGACTTTCTGGAATGAAAGAACATTTCTCCATGCCTGGGAAACATTGAGTGCGTCTCGAGAAGTGATCTGGAAAGCTTCTTTCTTCTTACTCGGTCCTTGTCCGTGTGTAATATTATAGATCCAATTTTCAAGCTTCTGGGTCAATGGAAGATCTGTAAATGTGTACATTGCAGTAATTTCCATTAAAGGATCCCGCACAATGTCTTCAAATCGGATCAATAAATAACGATCCTTTAAAAATAACGGAGGCTTCTGACTAGCTGTTTCATAGATCTGAACGTGACTTCTACAAATCTCCTGCAGGACTTTAAAACCACTGTCATCCACTCTGCTGCTATTTATGCCCAGAATTATTCCATTGTCACGGGCGAGGGCTTTGACAGATTGCTCCCGAGATTTCAGGACAGCCCTGGGGTCACGGACCAGATGGATGATTTTGAGGTTCAGGGAGGGATCAGCGAGGAGTGGATAGAGGACTTTGAGGTCAAAGAAACGGACTTCCTTTAGGACAACATGGCTATAGGTCTTGCAGGCCTCTTCCACTTTACTGAAAGGATACTTGCCACAGAGAGTTTTGCAAGCGCTTTCCCCAGTAATATCAGTCCGTTGGAAGAATTCACAAGCAGGCCTTGTGCATAATGCCCGGCTCACGGCCCACTGGAACAGATCAGACAAATTTCTGTTTCTCTTCCAGGGCATGTAGGCGTCGAACACTGACATGTCACACTTGAAGACAGACCGGATGAGATCCCGCACTGCCATGTGCAAGACCTTGGCACTGTTTTGGTACATGCTTGCCCACACATGCCAGGCTGGCTCCATTAGATAGAAGACATTGGGATGCTGACTGAAGAGTTGCCCCACAAAGGAAGAGCCTGACCTCCAAGAGGAAAGGATGAGGATGTGTACCTGGGCAGGTTTTTCCATAGACTGAGGAATGAA is a genomic window of Ahaetulla prasina isolate Xishuangbanna chromosome 12, ASM2864084v1, whole genome shotgun sequence containing:
- the LOC131184441 gene encoding carbohydrate sulfotransferase 5-like, producing MLRLRLSNTTVAIILAIQTGFLIFLYTQQDGFIPQSMEKPAQVHILILSSWRSGSSFVGQLFSQHPNVFYLMEPAWHVWASMYQNSAKVLHMAVRDLIRSVFKCDMSVFDAYMPWKRNRNLSDLFQWAVSRALCTRPACEFFQRTDITGESACKTLCGKYPFSKVEEACKTYSHVVLKEVRFFDLKVLYPLLADPSLNLKIIHLVRDPRAVLKSREQSVKALARDNGIILGINSSRVDDSGFKVLQEICRSHVQIYETASQKPPLFLKDRYLLIRFEDIVRDPLMEITAMYTFTDLPLTQKLENWIYNITHGQGPSKKKEAFQITSRDALNVSQAWRNVLSFQKVQKVQEVCRGALNILGYQFVNSEKEQKDLSLDLILPHRRTQFRWALFREN